The Fructilactobacillus myrtifloralis genome contains a region encoding:
- a CDS encoding segregation and condensation protein A — translation MSKDTLKLHLTDFDGPLELLLHLIKEAQMDIYDINIKDITDQYFQYLQQMEQMQLEIAGSFFVMAANLMRIKSQWLLAEEIDDGEPEEDPREDLVNQLLEYRRYQKAAHTLQQREQHRQRIYSVPAVQSTTDVEIEPNEFEVASLVGTWQRIWQRQRRTAVGPVNQIEEWQFSIPTQAARIVTRLNQKGNRRLAFSELYAPTAGLEEVVTDFLALLTLVKRQLVRVTQPVGRNEIMIEGDNARDEH, via the coding sequence ATGAGTAAGGACACTTTGAAACTGCATTTGACAGATTTTGATGGCCCGCTCGAGCTGTTACTCCATTTGATTAAAGAAGCGCAAATGGACATTTATGACATTAACATTAAAGACATCACCGACCAGTACTTTCAATATCTACAGCAAATGGAGCAGATGCAGTTAGAGATTGCCGGCTCGTTTTTTGTCATGGCGGCCAATCTCATGCGCATTAAATCGCAGTGGTTGCTAGCAGAAGAGATCGATGATGGTGAACCAGAGGAAGATCCACGAGAGGATCTGGTTAACCAATTGTTAGAATACCGACGCTATCAAAAGGCCGCGCACACGCTTCAGCAGCGGGAACAACACCGGCAACGCATTTATTCGGTTCCAGCGGTGCAGAGTACCACTGACGTTGAAATTGAACCGAACGAATTTGAAGTGGCCAGCTTAGTGGGAACTTGGCAGCGAATTTGGCAACGGCAACGTCGAACGGCCGTGGGTCCGGTCAATCAAATTGAAGAGTGGCAGTTTAGTATTCCTACTCAGGCCGCCCGGATTGTGACCCGGCTTAACCAGAAGGGCAACCGGCGACTCGCTTTTTCCGAGTTATATGCCCCCACGGCAGGGTTGGAAGAAGTGGTAACCGACTTTTTGGCGTTGTTAACGTTGGTTAAACGGCAGTTAGTCCGGGTTACGCAACCGGTGGGACGCAATGAAATTATGATTGAAG